A single genomic interval of Melanotaenia boesemani isolate fMelBoe1 chromosome 4, fMelBoe1.pri, whole genome shotgun sequence harbors:
- the pvalb7 gene encoding parvalbumin-7 isoform X1 → MTAGRMVMTDLLKAEEIKKALDAFAAETFDPMKFFEMVGMKAMSAENVKKVFQVLDVDGSGFIEEEELKFVLKGFSKDGRDLTDAETKAFLQAADKDGDGKIGIDEFEALVHE, encoded by the exons CTGGCAGGATGGTAATGACAGATCTGTTAAAAGCGGAGGAGATCAAGAAAGCTCTTGATGCCTTTGCAG CTGAAACATTCGACCCTATGAAGTTCTTTGAAATGGTGGGAATGAAGGCCATGTCAGCTGAAAATGTCAAGAAGGTCTTCCAGGTCCTGGATGTTGATGGCAGTGGATTCATAGAGGAGGAAGAGCTTAA gtTTGTACTGAAGGGATTCTCTAAGGATGGCAGAGATCTGACTGATGCCGAGACAAAAGCATTCCTCCAAGCTGCAGACAAAGATGGAGATGGCAAGATCGGCATTGATG agtTTGAGGCCTTGGTGCATGAGTAA
- the pvalb7 gene encoding parvalbumin-7 isoform X2: MVMTDLLKAEEIKKALDAFAAETFDPMKFFEMVGMKAMSAENVKKVFQVLDVDGSGFIEEEELKFVLKGFSKDGRDLTDAETKAFLQAADKDGDGKIGIDEFEALVHE; this comes from the exons ATGGTAATGACAGATCTGTTAAAAGCGGAGGAGATCAAGAAAGCTCTTGATGCCTTTGCAG CTGAAACATTCGACCCTATGAAGTTCTTTGAAATGGTGGGAATGAAGGCCATGTCAGCTGAAAATGTCAAGAAGGTCTTCCAGGTCCTGGATGTTGATGGCAGTGGATTCATAGAGGAGGAAGAGCTTAA gtTTGTACTGAAGGGATTCTCTAAGGATGGCAGAGATCTGACTGATGCCGAGACAAAAGCATTCCTCCAAGCTGCAGACAAAGATGGAGATGGCAAGATCGGCATTGATG agtTTGAGGCCTTGGTGCATGAGTAA